In Methylococcus geothermalis, one genomic interval encodes:
- the trhA gene encoding PAQR family membrane homeostasis protein TrhA, with amino-acid sequence MYTYSIPGFAEPVSSISHLLSAGLFAVLGVLLLRRGQGSMTRLVVLAVFVVSCVFLLSMSGVYHLLAPGGAGHTVLQRLDHAGIFVLIAGSFTPVHGILFTGWGRWGVLLLIWTLATTGITLKVIFFDSIPEWLGLTLYLSLGWIGLASGITLWRRYGGALVRPLVFSGLSYTVGGVLEFLRMPILIPGVIGPHELLHISVLAGIGFHFRFLFGMLNRTAPRGA; translated from the coding sequence ATGTACACCTATTCCATTCCGGGCTTTGCCGAGCCGGTCAGTTCCATCAGCCATTTGTTGAGTGCCGGCCTATTCGCCGTCCTGGGAGTCTTGTTGCTGCGCCGAGGCCAGGGGAGCATGACGCGCTTGGTCGTCTTGGCAGTCTTTGTGGTTTCCTGCGTTTTTCTCCTGTCCATGAGCGGCGTTTATCATCTGCTCGCCCCGGGCGGAGCTGGCCATACGGTGCTGCAGCGGCTGGATCATGCCGGGATTTTCGTGCTGATCGCCGGAAGTTTCACCCCCGTCCATGGGATTCTGTTCACGGGGTGGGGACGCTGGGGTGTGTTGCTATTGATCTGGACTCTCGCCACGACGGGCATCACGCTCAAGGTCATCTTCTTCGACAGCATTCCGGAATGGCTGGGATTGACGTTATATCTGAGCCTTGGCTGGATCGGCCTGGCATCGGGCATCACACTTTGGCGACGCTACGGCGGCGCTTTGGTCAGGCCCCTGGTTTTCAGTGGCTTGTCATACACCGTCGGGGGTGTGCTGGAATTTCTCCGGATGCCCATCCTCATCCCGGGGGTGATCGGGCCTCACGAGCTGCTGCATATCAGTGTGCTGGCGGGGATCGGATTTCATTTCCGGTTTCTGTTCGGCATGTTGAATCGGACCGCCCCTCGGGGAGCGTAA
- the argC gene encoding N-acetyl-gamma-glutamyl-phosphate reductase, whose product MASGKPIEVGIVGGTGYTGVELLRILALHPGVHIRAVTSRADAGRPVADLYPNLRGYVDAVFSEPAAEDLGACDVVFFATPNGIAMKSAPVLLEQGVVVIDLSADFRLKDADEWARWYGEPHACPELLDEAVYGLPEIRRDSIRSARLIANPGCYPTAVQLGLMPLLENRLVVTDRLIADVKSGVSGAGRKAEMPLLMSETGESFKAYAVAGHRHWPEIVQGLVQMAGEPVGLTFVPHLLPMIRGIHATLYAAVIDEPGDVQQLYEQRYRDEPFVDVLPPGSHPDTRNVRGSNRCQIAVFEPQGSGQIVVLSVIDNLVKGAAGQAVQNMNLRFGFEETTGLQAIGLYP is encoded by the coding sequence ATGGCGTCAGGCAAGCCGATCGAAGTCGGGATTGTAGGCGGCACCGGTTATACCGGTGTGGAATTATTGCGGATACTGGCGCTGCATCCCGGCGTGCACATCCGCGCGGTTACTTCCCGCGCGGATGCCGGGAGGCCGGTGGCCGATCTGTATCCCAATCTCCGCGGCTACGTGGATGCGGTCTTCAGTGAACCCGCGGCCGAGGATCTCGGCGCCTGCGACGTGGTGTTCTTCGCCACGCCCAACGGCATCGCCATGAAGTCGGCGCCGGTGTTGCTGGAGCAAGGCGTCGTCGTCATCGACCTGTCGGCGGATTTCCGCCTGAAGGACGCGGACGAATGGGCGCGCTGGTACGGCGAACCGCATGCCTGCCCCGAGCTGCTGGACGAGGCGGTGTACGGCTTGCCGGAAATCCGGCGCGATTCGATCCGCTCGGCACGCTTGATAGCCAATCCCGGCTGTTATCCCACGGCGGTGCAGCTCGGGCTGATGCCCTTGCTGGAAAACCGGCTGGTGGTAACGGACCGGCTCATCGCCGACGTGAAATCCGGTGTCAGCGGCGCCGGGCGCAAGGCTGAAATGCCGCTGCTGATGAGCGAAACCGGCGAGAGCTTCAAGGCCTATGCCGTGGCGGGGCACAGGCATTGGCCGGAAATCGTGCAAGGTCTGGTGCAGATGGCCGGCGAGCCGGTGGGACTGACCTTCGTGCCGCATCTCCTGCCGATGATCCGCGGCATCCATGCGACTCTCTACGCCGCGGTGATCGACGAACCGGGTGACGTGCAGCAGCTGTACGAGCAGCGTTACCGCGACGAGCCTTTCGTCGACGTGCTGCCGCCCGGCAGCCACCCGGACACGCGCAATGTGCGCGGCTCCAACCGCTGCCAGATCGCGGTGTTCGAGCCCCAGGGGAGCGGGCAGATCGTGGTGCTGTCGGTGATCGACAACCTGGTCAAGGGCGCCGCGGGCCAAGCGGTGCAGAACATGAATCTCAGATTCGGCTTCGAGGAGACCACCGGCCTTCAAGCCATCGGCCTGTATCCATGA